Within the Nicotiana tabacum cultivar K326 chromosome 11, ASM71507v2, whole genome shotgun sequence genome, the region GAGAGAAAGTTTCTACAAAACTTCAGCCTCCCACATTAATGCTACTATTTGGCCATTTAACCATTCGTGTGCCCTCGCTAATATTCTCATTTCAATGTACCCAATTCATTAATCCGGATCCCATATAAAGCCCAAAAGACTTTGTGGTGGTCTTTTAGTTCCTTTGCTTTTCCCAATGCCTTGTTTGAGCCCAAACTCCTTATCCATTGTGACACGATACCCCCACAACACGTTATATATATAATCTTTAACCTCCACTCTTTTAGAACTTTTTTATTTACAAAACAAAAAGAGCgaagaagaataaaaaaagaagatTTCATCAGAGGTTAGTCAGCTGTTTTCCTgcttatatttttgaatttctcttgTATATATGATATATGAAGAAATTGATCggttatattttcgtttttttctgTGGAAAATTTAGGGTTAGGGTTTCTGACTATCTTCTAAGTTAGAATTGTAGGTGTAGCTGCATAAAGTTAGGGTTTTAACGGAATGTTTGATTTCTATAATATTTAGGGATTTAACTCTTCTACTTTGGTTCCTATAATAGTTTCCGAGTTTGCTGTTCTATTTTAGGGATTTTAATTGCTCCTTTTTTTTGTTGTGAAATAGAGACTGCTTGGGTTGGACTCAACCCTTCTTATCCTGTTGCTAATttgaatatgtttttctttgattttttgaATTTCCTAGAATATTAGGACTAGTCAGCTACTTTTGATACTCATGCTGTTTTAACGTATTTGGAGCAATCAAAGAAGAATAGGAGGTTTATCTTCAACTGCAAAGTTGAAATCTTCTATCgtttttttaattctttatttTGTGAAATCCTTGGTGTGTGTTTTCATGTATTAGTGCGAAATATAGTCTCTCAAGTTTTGTGCTAATAAGAGATGCTAGTGTGAAGCAGCACATTATTTTGGTGCTAATTTCAACATGGAATTCTGTTGTTCTGAACAtatttggaaaaaataatttccaaagtAAAAGATCATATAACTCACTCCATTTAGCTATTGctatgtcattctttttggcatagTGAGTACATTAATATTGCATGAAGCATTCTTATGTTCTTCAAATTTGCACAATCTGGGTGTTGACTCTGTTTATGATACCACTCTTTTGTGTACATAGGGAGTATATTGTATGAAGCAATCTTATGTTCTTTGGATTTGTACAATTTTGGCGTTAGTGGTTAATCATCAATCTCAATTGCTATGGATTTTGTTCCCTTGAGATAACACATTATTTCGGTGCTAATTTCAACATGGATTTCCGTTGTCTTGACTGTATTTggaaaaaaatcattttcgaagtAAAAAATTATGTATCTCCCTCCAAATAGCTAATGCAATGTCATTCTTTTCCGGCACAGTGAGTATATTAATATTGCACGAAGCAATCTTATGTTCTTCAAATTTGCACAATCTGGGGGGTGACTCTGTTTAATCGTCAACTTCCAATGGTGCAAGTTGAAAGTCTTAATCTTTCATTTGGTTTTCACCTTCTTGTTTTTAGTGAAAAATTGAAACCCTTCATTCGTCTTGCTTCTTAATCTTATGAATTTCTGGGTGAGTTTCTTCTATAATTGCAAACTTAAGTCTTTCTCATgtcttgatttaaaaaaaaactgtTGGGTTGTTGTATTCAGATGGCTCGTACCAAGCAAACTGCTCGTAAGTCTACAGGAGGAAAGGCTCCAAGGAAGCAACTTGCTACTAAGGTCTATTTCTGTTTAGTTTATTCTTGGTCTTCACTAAAATATATTTTGTATGCATTAGTTTTTAATTTTGTATCTTATGTGTATTAGGCTGCTCGTAAGTCTGCTCCTACCACTGGTGGTGTGAAGAAGCCACATAGATACCGCCCTGGTACTGTTGCTCTTCGGTAAGTgccttttcttatttctttttaaaaaacttATGGTTGTCTTTGGAGTTTATCAATTTAATTGCATGCTTAATTAGTATTCTATGCATGCAGTGAAATCCGTAAGTACCAGAAGAGTACTGAGCTCTTGATCAGGAAGCTTCCATTCCAGAGGCTTGTTCGTGAAATTGCCCAGGACTTTAAGGTAGATGTTGTGGATTAATTTTTTGGTTTACTGGTTCTAAATTTAATACTGTTGTGGTAAGGAGGATTTAGCCTATGTTGTTTTCTGGTGATTGATCATTCTTTGtgtatttctttgttttttcagACTGATCTGCGTTTCCAGAGTCATGCGGTGCTGGCTCTGCAGGAGGCTGCTGAGGCCTATCTGGTGGGTCTCTTTGAGGACACTAACCTTTGTGCCATTCATGCCAAGCGTGTGACAATTATGCCCAAGGACATTCAGCTTGCCAGGCGAATCAGGGGCGAGCGTGCTTAATTGATCAACTCTAGCTAGTAGCGTTGTTGGTCCTTGTCTGGCTTTTCTTTGTAAGACATAAAGACAGTAATTAAATCTAGTAGTAGGGCACTCGTAGTTGCTTTTGTTGGTGGCCGGAGGTGTGCTGTAATTTGTTGATGTTTAGTTTTGTAGGAGGGGTTAAGAGCACAATATTTTGTTTGGATCTCTAATGTCACACCACTGGTGTCGAACAATGTTCAGTACTTTCATCTAATGGCTAGTTTCAAGTTGTTGCGGATAATTGATTATACTGTGCTCTTCGTAAACTTAGGATGAATTTGTACCATTTAAATGGATGGCTTGGATATGGGTAGTGAAAGTGTGGACTGTTTTCTGATGCATCTGTAGTAGTCACTATTCTGAGATTCTGATATATTTGCATCTGATGCTTACATAGTAGATTCTGGTTAGAAAGCTATCACATCTGGAAAATGTAGCCTTCATTTAGAAACAATTGTATCTTGAAAGCTAGAGGCTTTATTATATGTTAATCCGTAGTTATTGGGGGTTATAGCAGAACTTGTTTAAATGAAAGAATTCATAATGTCTGCCGGCTCTTCGATGGCGTAACTCTTTCAAATTCCTAGCATTCCCCTCAGCCAGACAACAATAAATTTACTACGGGAAGATGCGATTCAACCGGCAGGACTGTTTCCATGGGGATGGGGGTAATTACATGACATTAATTCACCGTCATCAACTAACAAGTATTACAGAATGGTTATACACGAGTGTACGTGATCCAAAAAATGGCTTCTATGCACAATGCTATGGAGCAttatgctctttttttttttttttttttcatatactTTTATATCCATTTTTCTCATCTTATGTCTTCACCCTTATCCAttagtccccccccccccaccaaaaaaaaaaaaaaaaaaattcacccaCCCACCCTCTCTCTGTTTCTCTACTTTGGTTTTCTAACAAACACCCCGCCAACTTCGGGCTGTGGCATGACCAGAATGTTAGTACCTTTTTGGGCGCAACTGCTTTTGTCTACTCATTTTTAGTGGCTGTCGATATTTTTCCAAGTGTGTGTACTAGCGATTATCTTTCAAGTACAGAGCTTTTCTCGGATTCATTTGTTTCCTTTCATGCTTTATCCTTAGATAAAGTTTTATGGATTTGTCTGGTCTCTTGTTTCTTGAGTGTTGAGTTTGCATGATAACAAAGATTGATTCTTTAGCAACTTTGAGGGATTTGTGTAACAACAGTAAAATTTCTAGAATCATTTCTGCTTCCAAGCTTTGCAGAGGGGATCTCTTTGGGTAAAAAATTGATTCAACCACCCTTCTTTTTCTTGAAATAAATCCCTCCAAGGTTGACCATTTATCCAAGGTCCGAAAactttttctttcattcttcATATTCTATATTCACTTTTTATCTAGGaaattatacaaattgattcttGATTCTTTTCTCCAGGATAGTGATTCTTTGGTGTAATTTGGATTATGGTTTTTTTTGGCAATTTTTTATCATTTGTGATTGTTTTAAAACATTAAAATAACTAAGCATCAATCCCCAACACGCTAGTATCAGCTGTATGAATCCTTTTTGTCCATATCACTCCATTTATATCCGTCTCAATCtgatattatttaaaataattgatTTATCCAGCATTACGAGTTGTTTACTTTTTTACTCGCATATAAATCTGACAAGGCTAAAAGGACTCTAAATAATTGGTCCATAAGTAAACGTACTAACACGACTAAATTTAATCTCGACTAATTTAATATGTTGTTTTTGCTTGTAGAATATTGGATCAATAGACTTTTAATCATGCAAGAGCAAATGAGAAAACATCAGGAGGAGGTAAAGACAATGAAGAAATTGTATATTGATACTGCTCAAGAAGCATTGAAGATTAAACAAAACAATATCAACTCTTTGGAGTTGGAGATAGAGAGAGCAGAACAGTCTCATCTTAGGAAATTGAAAGAGGAATTGAGTAATGCAAAAGAGAATAAGGCTCAGACAATGGATGTATTATCCAATTTTAAGAAAAGGGTTCATGAACTAGAAGCTGAAGTAGCGAATAGAAGATTATCCGAGTCTAAAATATTCGATTCATTGGTATTGAAGACAAAGGAGTTTGAGCAAACTAAGATTGAACTTGGAAAATCTAAGGTTGAGATATCTTCCCTGCATGAGAAGATTGAATCACTCGAGGCTTTGTCCGAGCAGAATAGCAGGCACGTGAATTGTTCTTGCGATGGGAAGATTGTTGATGCATTGGCGAAGGAAGTGGGATGTCTAAGATTTGAACTTGGATTGGCGAAGGCGAATTTGGATAAGATTCAAGAAAGAGAGAAGTTTGCTTCTTTAAAGGCTAAGGCTTTGAGTGATGAGATACTCTTGGTTAGAAAAGAACTTAAATTGGCAACTGATGCAGAAGAAAAGAGCCAAAAGGCGTTGGATGATTTAGCATTCGCGTTGAAGGAAGTTGCAAATGAAGCTACTGTGGCCAAGGAGAAACTTAATGCTTCTCAATTAGAATTAGAACAGGTAAAAGATGAGGCGCGACAATTGAAACAAATGGTCAGAAAGTCTGAAGAAGAAAAAGCTCTTGCTCAGCAAGAGACTGCTAGACTCGCGGAGTCTCTTAAAGATGCTGAGAATATGACTAGAAGAGCAAGGAAAGAAATTTACAAATCGAGGGACATAGTGAAACAGGTTATAAATGAAGCGGACGCTGCAAAAGCTGATGCTGATTTAGCTAGAGATGAAAATTCTCAACTCAAAGATGCCCTGGCTGAAAAGGAGGAATCACTTTGTTTTCTTACGCGAGAGAATGAACGCCTTAGGATTAATGAAGTTGCAGCTCATGAAAATGTCAAGGAATTAAAACGGCTACTTTCTTCGTCATCATTGAAAACTGAAGACAAGGATCAAGAAGAGGAGAAGTCACTGGTTCCATGTTATGACCTAAAACTTAGTGAGCTGAAGCTTCAACAAGAAGAGGAAGATTTAGAAGCGAAAATTCAAGACGAGTATCCTGAAAAAGCCGAGGCACTTAAGGGCTCAATATTTGATACAACAAAACAGGAATCTCATCATCGGAGAGCGTCTTCATCTGCCTCTTCAGATGATTTTGGAACACCAAGAACAGAAGATTTTGATCATCCAGATTATAATCATCTTGATAATTCAGATAGTGGTAGAAGTCCTAGTAGTAGTAGGAGGAAAAAGGCGTTGTTTCGACGAGTTGGTGACCTCATAAGGAGGAAGAGTTTCCATAAGAGGGAACCATCCAGTTAGTAGGCCTTTGTTCTGTATATACAACCTGAAATTGTACAGTTAGTTTAAGTGTTTGAAGTTTTCATGTTGCATACAAAATGCTCCATTTATCAGGAGGGTGCAGTAAACTCTTGCTATGCGCGAGATCCGGTGAAGTACAGGACCACAAGGGTTATTGTAAGCAACAAGAGGCTGTTGTCACGGCTCGAATCCATGACCTTTTGATCACATGGCAggaactttaccagttacgcgaAGGTTCCCTTCAAAATGCTCCATTAATCAGAAGCAAAGGAATTGCAGCCTGCCAATTTTTTATATCATCAAGTTGTTATTTTAATCTTCAATATTAGCTTCATTAGATCGAAGTATGAATGTCGTTCGATGTTATAACACCATGTACATACATGATTATAATTTCATTTAGATAGTATATTGTAAACACTTCTGCATATTCTGGTTACTGAAAGAAATAACTCATGGCGTCTGTATCTTGATTCCTCCCAATATTTTTATGACTTAGGACATTAAAGATATAACTTAATATGTAgcaaggaaccatagtcgtccAATGTACTCTTGAGATGTTGAATTGGAGTTGGTAATAAGGTGAAAATAATAAGATTTGTGCCATAGAAATTGCAGACTCAGGCATAAAGCTGAAATGGGGGTTTTTACCCGGTTTGACCAATATATCATAAAGctgaaatgttttttttttctttttatatggtGGTGTTCGGACCAACTTATGTGTGCTTCAACTAATCCATAGGTATATCAAGGCTTAAACTGATAGGAAGAAATCAGCTAGCGGATTTTCTCACCTCTAACGAAATTTGAACTATGGTCTTCCCCGTCATTCCCACTTTATTAACCGCTAGGCTATGCCATCTAGTACCTTAATGTTGTGGGAGACGTGTTTAATAGGCGCAATTTTGCTTCGGTTGAGGTTTCAATAGCCAATAGGTCATAGCTTTAGTTCAGGTCTAAATGAAAATTTTGACAAGTTTGAGGGGCCGTCGATATACTCAGCCTTCTAAATAAACTAAAAGTTTATGAGAAAAATCGCGCATGCTTAAAAAGACATCTGCCATATATTTATTGGGTTGATGTAAACACCTAGTGCGAGTAAGTTTTCACCGATTAAGACATTTGTATCGGATACATACTTATAGTTGATTCATGTAATGACAGTCATTCTATGTCCTCTTAAAGCatcaaactaacatataaaatcaATCAAGATCCAACAATTCAATAATTAATTCCCAATgcttaaattttggattttgatcactCAATTCTTAATAGTTTAGACTTTAGAAATTGTTCGGTGGCGAGGCAATAATAGGAGATTTTGACTCGTAATTTGTACGCCTTAGATTGTATGTCCTCGTAATACacaatataatattaaaaaatcGAAGTCAAAGTAAAGacataataataaaatcaaaAACGGAATTAAGGTTTTATATATTTACGTTCAAAATCATAGGACTACACCTAACTTTAGAGTAGAAAACCTAAATTGTTtagggaaaatttcacattagaaCAACTAAGCTACATGCTTTTCAATTTTATAGaccatatttcaatttacaaccaactagcccaaaaataataggctaagattcaacatccaactcaAATAGGTTcttaaaattactatttaatttttaaaaaagattcctcaagcttttaaattaattttcgaatcagtaattgtgactcaaatgttaattcaacaaaccaaatttatttgggtggtgaaaattaaatttttaacaagcttaaatatgtgggtttaaatttcgaatttgattttgtgagaaatttggagtgggtgttatttatacttgttagaaatagtataaggaggttgtatataaaatttgaagtcatttaatggagatttggactggttttgaacaagaattgcaattgaaaatcgtggaagaagttcgtctacaaacgcttgtataaaggtgtataaagttgtataaggtgtgtttctacactcatatacactattatacaagattatacataattatacaaaaaactgattTCGTCTTCTTCTTTGaattttttctgaaatttaactcaaatctactccaaatcacttcaaatttaaaatttgaacttcttttgatattttcaatcaattggaacaacacccaatccaaacaactaacaaattcaaaaaaatccattttcaaaagcaaagctttgaatggctTCAATGGCGGActctactcttcaattttcttacattgcaagcaGGTGACACaagaggagaagcagaaaatacacggccccttgaagcatatgtagaagatgtgagaaaaagagagagtgaaagcaatggttgtgagaaTAAAGAatccatagcttttagaagcaatgattgtaagaacacagattttgaatttgcaagtgctttcaaaatatgtacaatgtgAGCTAGgtggggtaaaacttaaaaatatggaccattttttgttatggtgtgaagtcatatgtattttcttgtaattctttcaatTGTTTATAATTTCGGTatttattagttttttttaattcaagTCTAAATAGGATTAATTATAgtcaaaataatattgaaataagttttctagttttgtaagagTAGGTTTTACACTATTATAAATAGGAGTGCTAGTATCTTGTTTCTCAGTATTGAGTTTGCATGAGAATAAAACGCCCTTCTTTTTCTTGAAAGAGATCCATCCAAGGTATTAATCCTTCTCTTTGCCCttcatatttttttaattcaattttaTCTAGGgaattatacaaattgattcttgatttttctcttttgggAAGTGATTTCTTTTGTGATATGGATAATGGTTTTCGTTCAAAACTTTGGTATCTTTTCATTGCTTGTTTTTAGACAACAAAAAATCAGCTATGCCTTAATCCCAAACAAGTTGGCGTCAAGAATATAAATCATGTCCATATCGCTCTATTTAAGCATGTTTCAATCAAATATTAGCAGTAGAAGGTTTTTAAGTTTTCTATTGGCACATATATCTCTGACAAGACTAAAAACACTCCTAGCAAATACTGGACCTAAAGTAGACTAAAACTTAATCCGAACTAATTGGTATATTGTTTTCACTTGCAGACTATCAGATTAATAGAGTTTTTATCATGGAAAACCTTGAGGAGGAGATTTGGCAGATGAAAGAGGTAGCTAATGAGGCCAGAGTGAAGGCAACTGGGGAACTATTAACAGAGCTAAGGACTTCAAGGGAATTACAGTGTAATACTCGAGAAGAATTGAAGATTAAATACAAGAAAAAAATTTCTCTGAATTTGGAGATTGAGAGAGCAAAAGAGTTTCAGCTTTGGTTAGGAGAGAAAGAAGCTAGTTTAGGAAAATTGAAAGCGGAATTGAATAATGCAAAAAGGAATGAGGCTCAAGCGATGGATATATTATCCAATTTCAAGAAAAGGGTTCATGAACTAGAAGTTGAAGTAGAGAATAGAAGATTATCCGAGTCTAAAATATTCGATTCATTGGTATTGAAGACAAAGGAGTTCGAGCAAACTAGTAGTCATTGTGATGGTTCATGCCATGGGAAGGAACTGGGATGATTCGGGTCTGAACTTGGATCGATGAGGGAAAATACCGAAGAAAAGGAGAAGTATGCTTCTTCAAAGGCCAAGGTTTTGAGTGATGAGATGCTGTTGCTTAGAAAAGAACTTAAATTGGCAACTTATGCAGAAGAAAAGAGCCAAACCGAAGCAAGTAATTAGAACTAGAACAAGTAAAAGATGAGGCAAGACGATTGAAACAGATGGTCAGAAACACTGAGGCTAGGTACCAAAAGCTTTTGGATGAAGCAAAACAGGAAACTCTTGCTCAGCAGGAGACTGCAAGACTCGTCGAGTCTCTTAAAGATGCTAAACATATGACTAGAGCAGCAAGGGAAGAAATTTACAAATTGAGGGACATATTGAAGCAGGTTATAAATGAAGCGAACGTTGCAAAAGCTGCTGCTGATTTAGCTAAAGATGAAAATTTTCAACTCAAAGATTCCCTAGCTAAGGAAATTTCTTGCTCGAGAGATTGGACAAGTAGCCAAGGAAATTTTCAGCGTCGAACCTATTGAGCTGCTTCAACAAGAATCGGAAGATTTAGAAGCAAAAATTCAAGATGAGGATCCAGAAAAGGCCGAGGCACCAAAATCAGAGCCCCATACACCAAAACAGGTATCTCATCATCGGAGAGCATCCTCATCTACCTTCTCAGACGATTTTGGAACACCTAGAGCAGAATTCTCTGATCACTCAGATACTGATTGAATCATAGTAGGAAGAGAAAAGTATTATTTCATAGAGTTGGTGACCTCAATATTAGGCCTTCGTTTTTTAGATACAACTTGGAATGGTATAGTTATTTTCAGTTTTGAAGTTTTAATACTATGCATATATTCTTCATTTATCACATGACAAGAAATTGCACCCTTACAAGTGTGTTATTTATTCAGTTGTTCTTTTATTCTTCAGTGTTAGCTTCATTAGACCTAAGCATGAATGCCCAGTCTATGTTATGAGTTATAACATCAAGTGCATGATAATAATTTCACTTAAATAGTTATTTCAAATCATTTTGAGTATTCTGTTTGCTGAAAGGAATAAATCATGGCGCCTGCATCTTTGTTGCTTCTAAGATTAGGGTGCTTCTCTGTGCAGTGTTGTATAACTTAGGACATTATAATATTTATGCCATAGACATTCTAGTCATCCAATGCATTCGTGAGATATTGAAATGGAGTTGGAAATAAGGTGAAGAAGAACAAGATTTGTTCACCAAGAATTAGATGCATTAGAACCTTGCACCCAAATGTTGTATGTTTTTATTCGACGAACAAACAAGGACCTTAGCCTGGATACCATAAGAACTATAGAGATAGATATAGGATGAACAAGGTTAGTGGTAGACTTGTTGTCGCGCCAATAAAATCTAATACCCTTTCCGTTCCATTTTATGTTAcactttttcctttttagtccgtccCAAGAAGAAGAATAACACATGTCTATATTTAgtaataattcaactttaaatatGCCCTTATGGGAAAAATCAGTTGCGGCTTTAAAGTTTACCTTATCTCATTAAGCTTACCCTTaatgagataatttctagccaTAAATTTCTATGGATtattttagaccacaagtttcaaaagtctttatctcttaaatttcgtgcccagtcaaacaccTTCACGTAAATTGGGACAGAGGGAGTAAAACATATCCATGAGCTCGAGTCATCAAGAGAATGGGGAAAGGAAAACCTGTTTGGTTATTGGGCAAAAGGGTTTGTGGGGTGGGCTTTACCATTTCCAACTTACATCACAAACTAAAGCCAAAACACTATGTAAACATGGTGAACAAGACAATGAAATTGGTAAATTTAAATGGAGAACAAATGCTCAATTGATCATTCCAATCAGGAAAAAGAAGCATCCAAATACAGGAGAGCTGCAGAGataaataatgatatttgaaCTCATGACCCAAAGCAAACAAGTTGAAATCCTATATCAGAACTGAACGCAAGTGAAAGCGTCCTACTTCCCCATATTCATCTCCATACAAACAAAACGCCAGACATGCACAGAGCTGGACCTTTCTTTAATGAACAACAACTTACAATTTTTAGGTCTCACAAATCATAGGGGAGTTAGAACTGCAAAGAGCTTAATTAAACCAATGAGCAAAGTTTAACATGGCATTCAAATCCTGAATTAAAGATTTTCACCACTTTTAGTGCTCCTCATTATCAGGTTTTGCTACTTCTTTCATCTCTTCTGTTCCCTCGTCCTGCAAAAAACCCCATACATGACTTAGCAAAATGATCACACAAGTATTAAAGGAACAATCTCATCAACAAGAGAATAGAAAGAACTTGCCTGCATGTCCGAGGTCCACAAAGTCAGATTATCGCGAAGAAGCTGCATTATCAACGTGCTATCCTTGTAGGACTCCTCCCCCAATGTGTCCAGCTCAGCGATCGCCTCATCAAAGGCCTTTTAACATAAACACAACCATAAGTAAGATATCTGAATTCCTACTAAATAttcaaattaaaacaacaaaTCATGACTTTTTTGCTTACCTGTTTGGCAAGATTACAGGCACGATCAGGAGAATTCAATATCTCATA harbors:
- the LOC107801898 gene encoding histone H3.3, encoding MARTKQTARKSTGGKAPRKQLATKAARKSAPTTGGVKKPHRYRPGTVALREIRKYQKSTELLIRKLPFQRLVREIAQDFKTDLRFQSHAVLALQEAAEAYLVGLFEDTNLCAIHAKRVTIMPKDIQLARRIRGERA
- the LOC107801896 gene encoding uncharacterized protein LOC107801896 — translated: MQEQMRKHQEEVKTMKKLYIDTAQEALKIKQNNINSLELEIERAEQSHLRKLKEELSNAKENKAQTMDVLSNFKKRVHELEAEVANRRLSESKIFDSLVLKTKEFEQTKIELGKSKVEISSLHEKIESLEALSEQNSRHVNCSCDGKIVDALAKEVGCLRFELGLAKANLDKIQEREKFASLKAKALSDEILLVRKELKLATDAEEKSQKALDDLAFALKEVANEATVAKEKLNASQLELEQVKDEARQLKQMVRKSEEEKALAQQETARLAESLKDAENMTRRARKEIYKSRDIVKQVINEADAAKADADLARDENSQLKDALAEKEESLCFLTRENERLRINEVAAHENVKELKRLLSSSSLKTEDKDQEEEKSLVPCYDLKLSELKLQQEEEDLEAKIQDEYPEKAEALKGSIFDTTKQESHHRRASSSASSDDFGTPRTEDFDHPDYNHLDNSDSGRSPSSSRRKKALFRRVGDLIRRKSFHKREPSS